The Chitinophaga pinensis DSM 2588 region ATCCTGTTTACTCAACGCAGCAGCCATCAGATCAGGAAATTTATCGGGCGTACAGGCAAACACCGGAATACCCAGATTGGACAGAAATTGTGCATTACCGTGATCATAAGCCGGAGCACCATCATCGTTCAAAGCAAGTAATACGATGACCTGTACGCCCGCTGCTGTTAATTCAGTTGCACGTTTACGCATCTTGTCGTCACTACCTCCCTCAAACAGATCAGTGATCAGTACCAATACAGTATCTGCCGGACGGGTAATGATCTGCTGACAATAGGAGAGTGCCGCCTGTATATCTGTACCGCCACCTAGTTGTACACCAAATAAAAGATCAACAGGATCTTTCAGTTCTTCTGTTAGATCAGCAACAGCAGTATCAAATACCACCATACGTGTTTTTATCGCAGGTATGGAAGCCATCACAGAACCGAAGATACCGGAATAGACGACAGAAGAACCCATCGATCCACTCTGATCAAGACAAAGTACTACATCTTTCAGTGAAGTAGTCCTACGACCATAACCGATACGCGTTTCAGGAATAATCGTTTTATACTCCGGTTGATAGTGCTGTAGATTTTTAAGGATCGTCGCGTGCCAGTTGATCTCATTATGACGGGGCCTTCTGTTACGGATACTTCTGTGCAAACTACCCGTAATCGCTTGTAATGTAGGTTGTGTCAGCTTTTTCAGCAGTTCATCCACTACCCGTTTTACAACCTGTCTTGCCGTATCACGCGTCTTATCAGGAATGGCATGTTTCAGTGTCAATAATGTAGCCACCAGATGTACATCCGGTTCTACATTTTCCAGCATTTCCTTTTCAAACAACATCTGTGTAATGTTCAGACGTTGTAAGGCATCACGTTGCATAATCTGTACAACAGATGCCGGAAAGAAGGTACGGATATCGCCCAGCCAGCGGCTGACATTAGGAGAAGATGCACCAAGGCCTCCTTTCTTTTCGCTGTCATACAGTGCTTCCAGTGTTTTATCCATCTGTAGCTCTGTGCCGCTGAGTGAATAGCCGGTACCGTCCGATTCATTACCACCGAGTACCAGCCGCCATTTATTTAAATCATCCATATCAATATTATTTAACGCCTAACATTTGCAGCACGACAGGAATACCTTTCATTGCTCTTGTGGCATCGATGTTTTCCATCGTGTGCTGGGATACACCGGTAGTACCACTGACACCACCTTTTGCTTTTTCTCCCAGCTTTCTTCTTTCTGCTTTTGTAAAACCGGAGAAGGTTCTGCGTAACAATGGAAGCAGTTGTTTGAACGCATCTTCTTCCAGTTGATGCATCCAGTTATATACTACTGTCCAGAGATCATTGTCTACCAGCAATAATGTGCCGCTGCCTTTCAGAAAACCTTCCAGCCAGGCAGCCGCAATAGCAGGTGCCGTAGCT contains the following coding sequences:
- a CDS encoding VWA domain-containing protein; the encoded protein is MDDLNKWRLVLGGNESDGTGYSLSGTELQMDKTLEALYDSEKKGGLGASSPNVSRWLGDIRTFFPASVVQIMQRDALQRLNITQMLFEKEMLENVEPDVHLVATLLTLKHAIPDKTRDTARQVVKRVVDELLKKLTQPTLQAITGSLHRSIRNRRPRHNEINWHATILKNLQHYQPEYKTIIPETRIGYGRRTTSLKDVVLCLDQSGSMGSSVVYSGIFGSVMASIPAIKTRMVVFDTAVADLTEELKDPVDLLFGVQLGGGTDIQAALSYCQQIITRPADTVLVLITDLFEGGSDDKMRKRATELTAAGVQVIVLLALNDDGAPAYDHGNAQFLSNLGIPVFACTPDKFPDLMAAALSKQDINNWAAREDFILKK